A single region of the Xiphophorus maculatus strain JP 163 A chromosome 3, X_maculatus-5.0-male, whole genome shotgun sequence genome encodes:
- the hapln2 gene encoding hyaluronan and proteoglycan link protein 2 — translation MTPIKGNFAGILVITLSYFIQSSASYNPHRAEPSSPKKLQYLLEPPVQVEVAGRRGDNVTLPCILRIKPKHYKIKWTKLDPEHLGQQNIIMISNANAFKPYGPVGRRASLLRAHTMDASLLLSHLELGDDGRYQCELINGIEDENIVVTLRIEGVVFPYQSKRGRYKFNFHEAKLACAEQDGMLASYNQLYRAWTEGLDWCNAGWIHDGTVHYPIVHPRPVCGGNLPAGIRSYGPKNKNHDGFDAFCFTSQIPGSVFYITGSFSYDQAFYACKRQGSELALVGQLYAAWRFQKYDQCNGGWLKDGSVRFPIVSPRKRCGGVPEAGVRTFGFPSKTSHLYGAYCYR, via the exons ATGACACCCATAAAAGGGAATTTTGCTGGGATTCTTGTAATAACATTAAGCTACTTTATCCAGTCTTCAGCTTCATATAACCCCCACAGAGCAG AACCATCATCCCCAAAGAAGCTTCAGTATCTCCTCGAGCCTCCTGTGCAGGTAGAGGTGGCTGGCCGAAGGGGAGATAACGTTACGCTGCCATGCATCCTCCGaatcaaaccaaaacattacAAGATTAAATGGACAAAGCTGGACCCTGAGCATTTAGGGCAACAGAATATAATAATGATATCAAATGCAAATGCTTTTAAGCCGTATGGGCCTGTTGGACGGAGGGCTTCTCTGCTGAGGGCTCACACCATGGACGCCTCCCTGCTGCTCAGCCATCTTGAGCTGGGAGATGATGGCAGATATCAGTGTGAGCTGATAAATGGCATTGAGGATGAGAACATTGTGGTCACTTTGAGGATTGAAG GTGTGGTTTTCCCATATCAAAGTAAGCGTGGGCGCTACAAATTCAACTTCCATGAAGCCAAGCTGGCTTGTGCTGAGCAAGATGGCATGCTAGCATCCTACAACCAGCTTTACAGAG CTTGGACGGAGGGGTTGGACTGGTGCAATGCAGGTTGGATTCATGATGGAACAGTTCATTATCCAATCGTTCATCCTCGACCCGTCTGTGGAGGAAACTTGCCAGCAGGCATTCGCAGTTATGGGCCAAAAAATAAGAACCATGATGGGTTTGATGCTTTCTGCTTCACATCCCAAATACCTG GCTCTGTATTCTACATAACCGGATCTTTCTCCTATGATCAGGCATTTTACGCCTGCAAACGTCAGGGATCAGAGTTGGCTTTGGTCGGCCAGCTTTATGCCGCCTGGCGTTTCCAGAAATATGACCAGTGCAATGGTGGCTGGCTGAAAGATGGCAGCGTACGCTTTCCCATCGTCAGCCCCAGGAAACGCTGTGGAGGCGTCCCAGAAGCAGGGGTCCGCACATTTGGATTCCCCAGCAAAACAAGCCACCTTTATGGAGCATATTGTTACAGATAA